The following is a genomic window from Opitutus sp. GAS368.
ATCCACAACCTCGAGCACCAGGGTTACTCGCCGGTGCGCGTGGTGGATTTTGCGCGGTTGCCCCTGGGTGAGTTCCAGCGCGACGGGATCGAGTCGGGCGGCATGGTCAACCTGATGAAGGCGGGCCTCTATCACTCGACAAAGCTCACGACGGTGAGCCCGACCTACGCGAAGGAGATTGTCACGCCCGACGGTGGCTTCGGGCTCGATGCGGCGCTGCGTTTCCGGGCGGGCGACCTCGTGGGCATCGTCAACGGCATCGATGACGAATCCTGGGACCCGGCGCATGACCGGGCCCTGCCGGCGCCTTATTCGGCGGCCGATCTCCACGGCAAGGCGCTCTGCAAGGCGGCGCTGCAGCGGCATTTTCACCTGGACGTGAACCCGGTCGTGCCGCTCTTCGGCGTGGTCTCGCGGCTGGCGGCGCAGAAGGGGCTCGACCTGCTGGCCGAGGCCCTGCCGGCCATCATGGAGAAGATGGAAATCCAGCTCGTGCTGCTCGGCAACGGCGACGGGCGGATGGAAAACACCTTCCAATGGGCGGCGCAGGCCTACCGCGGGCGCTGCGGGGCCCAGATCGGTTTCGATGGCAAGCTGGCGCGGCTGATCCAGGGTGGCAGCGACTGCTTCGTCATGCCCAGCCGGTCGGAACCGTGCGGGCTGACGCAGATGTATGCGATGCGCTACGGCACGCTGCCGATCGTCCGCGCGACCGGGGGGCTGGTGGACACGGTCCAGAATTTCGAGGAAGGCCAGGCGCGGGGCACGGGCTTTGTCTTCCACGCGGCCACGGCCGGGGCGCTGGCCGACACGCTCGGCTGGGCGTGCGCCACCTACTACGACCGGCCGCAGGAATTCGCCGGGCTGCAGCAGCGGGCGATGGCGCAGGATTTTTCGTGGCGGCAGAGCGCCGCGCAATACGTCGAGCTCTACCGCTGGGCGGTCGAGCACCGCACGGGCACTTACCCGGCATAGAGGCTGAAAGCTTTGGAGGGCCCAGCTCCAGCTGGGCCGCAGCCCCAGGGGCCCTGAGCTTGTCGGAACGGCCCAGCTGGAGCTGAGCCCTCCACGGCGGGACAACGATCCCGTTCTACAGATTATCCCGCGTGAACCGCCACCGCCTTGGGCGTGTGGAAGAAGCGGTTGTTCGCCACGTCGTCCACCGCGATGGCCTCGTCGAGCGACTCCCACTGGATGGTCCGGCCGGCGTTGACCAGCTGGATTTTCTCGAGCTCGGACTGCGAGGCGTTGGCCAGCGCGTTGTATTTGCTGGCGGGAAAGCTGACCGAGCGGCGGGCGTTGATCTCAAGATAAATGCGCCGGCCCTGGACCCAGCAGCGCAGGGCGGTGAGGGCGGGAATGACGGTTTGGGCGGTGTCCATCCTCCGACGTTACCCAGCCCCGCGGGAATAGCAATGTATCCCGCTGCGCAGCCTATCCGCCTTCGCCGGACGCTTCGGCGCGATTTCGCCGGCCGGCGGCCGGCTCAATACCGGTCCATCACCTGCCACATGATCCAGGTGATGGTGACGCCAATCATGATCATGCCGGCCAGCCCCGAAACGAAAACGACCGGATTGCCCCGGCCAAGCACGGTAATCGTGCCAAGCAGGATCTCGCTGGGGAGCAGGATTAGCAGGTAATCGCGCCAGCGGCGGGACTTGATCTTGCGGATCTCGATCTCATCGCCGGTGAGCTTTTTCTCCACCGCCCGGTTCTGCTGGAGCGTTGCATAGACATCGTTCGGATCGCCCGCCTTGGGACCGGTCGCGCCCTTGGGCGAAGCGGTCACCGGTCCGGCCATGACGGCCAGCTCCTTGGCCGTGGGCAGCGGCGCCGCGCCGGGCATCCGCACGTTGTCGCGTGTGAACTCGCGCTCCTTGAAACCGTAAACCTTGGGCGGCGGGTCGTCGGATTCCATGCGGCGAAGGATGGCGGGCGGGCGTTGCCGGCTCGACTAAATTCCGCAGACCCGCCGGTAAAGCGCTTCATAGCGCGGGACGATGGCGGCGGCGGAAAAGTGCTCCCGGGCGCGCTGCTGCGCGGCGCGACCGAGCGCGGCGCGGCGGGCGGGATCGGCGATGAGCGTGCCCACGGCCTGCGCCAGCGCGGCGGTGTCGCCCAGCGGCACCAGCAGCCCGGTTTCGCCGGAGCGCGTGACCTCCGGGATCCCGCCGACGGCAAACGCGGCGCTGGGACAGCCGAAGCTCATCAGCTCCAGGATGCTGAGGCAGAAACTTTCCATCTCCGAGGTGAACAGGCCGGCGTCGGCCGTCTGCAGGTAGTCCTCCACGTCGCTCACGCGCTCGCGCACGACGAGACGGCCGGCCAGACCGAGCCGGGTGGCTTCCGCCCGGAGCGGCGCCGGGTCGCCCCCCGCCAGCACGACGAGCTTGAAGGCGGTGGCCGCGGGAAGTTTCGCGACGGTCTCCAGCAGCAGGTCGAGGCGCTTGAGCGGGCGCAGGTTCGAGATGTGCAGGAGCAGGGCCTCGCCGTCGGTCACGCCGAGTTCGCGCCGCACCTCGGCGCGGGAGCGGCGCGGGGCGTGCGGGGCGAAGAAATTGTGGATGACCTCGACCGGGCGCTGCACGCCGAGCAGGCGCACGGTTTCACCGCGCATGAACTCGGAAACAGTCGTGATGGCGTCGGAGTGCTCGAGGGCGTGCCGGATGGCCGGGCCGTAGCCGGGGTCGCGGCCGAGCAGCGTGGTGTCGGTGCCGTGCAGCGTCGTGATGATGCGCAGGCGGTGCTCCGCGTGCAGCATGGCGCGGGCGAGGATGGCGGCGGTGGCGTGCGGCACGGCGTAGTGGACGTGCAGGACATCGAGCCGGTGCACCCGGCTGACCTCGGCCATCTTCACCGAGAGCGGCAGGGTGTAGTCGGGATACTTGAACAGGTCGTAGCTGCTGACCTGCACCGGGTGGAAAAACACGTTCGGACCGGCCGGCATGCGGAACGGCGGCTCATAGCTGATGAAATGGATCGCATGGCCCCGCTGGGCCAGTTCCTCGCCCAGC
Proteins encoded in this region:
- a CDS encoding DUF2442 domain-containing protein — encoded protein: MDTAQTVIPALTALRCWVQGRRIYLEINARRSVSFPASKYNALANASQSELEKIQLVNAGRTIQWESLDEAIAVDDVANNRFFHTPKAVAVHAG
- the glgA gene encoding glycogen synthase GlgA produces the protein MRALKILFVSPEVEPFVKVGGLADMVGALPKELAKLGHDVRIVCPAYGSIKRTGEWRALDQPLGVDVGPATQWARTWQTVLPGTTVPVYFLENHDYFARPEVYTGPWGAHEDNDLRFAFLCRGALALCQQLDWIPDVVHGHDWTTGLLPVMLNTTLRATPLGRTATVYTIHNLEHQGYSPVRVVDFARLPLGEFQRDGIESGGMVNLMKAGLYHSTKLTTVSPTYAKEIVTPDGGFGLDAALRFRAGDLVGIVNGIDDESWDPAHDRALPAPYSAADLHGKALCKAALQRHFHLDVNPVVPLFGVVSRLAAQKGLDLLAEALPAIMEKMEIQLVLLGNGDGRMENTFQWAAQAYRGRCGAQIGFDGKLARLIQGGSDCFVMPSRSEPCGLTQMYAMRYGTLPIVRATGGLVDTVQNFEEGQARGTGFVFHAATAGALADTLGWACATYYDRPQEFAGLQQRAMAQDFSWRQSAAQYVELYRWAVEHRTGTYPA
- the bshA gene encoding N-acetyl-alpha-D-glucosaminyl L-malate synthase BshA, giving the protein MSDRPLKIGITCYPSVGGSGILASELGEELAQRGHAIHFISYEPPFRMPAGPNVFFHPVQVSSYDLFKYPDYTLPLSVKMAEVSRVHRLDVLHVHYAVPHATAAILARAMLHAEHRLRIITTLHGTDTTLLGRDPGYGPAIRHALEHSDAITTVSEFMRGETVRLLGVQRPVEVIHNFFAPHAPRRSRAEVRRELGVTDGEALLLHISNLRPLKRLDLLLETVAKLPAATAFKLVVLAGGDPAPLRAEATRLGLAGRLVVRERVSDVEDYLQTADAGLFTSEMESFCLSILELMSFGCPSAAFAVGGIPEVTRSGETGLLVPLGDTAALAQAVGTLIADPARRAALGRAAQQRAREHFSAAAIVPRYEALYRRVCGI